One Alnus glutinosa chromosome 3, dhAlnGlut1.1, whole genome shotgun sequence genomic region harbors:
- the LOC133862440 gene encoding uncharacterized protein LOC133862440 → MTCNPDSETQDCRFPLSQTGEMQMPAVGLGQIPAQAAMQGQILGPRQMPASGASQGPGHVERQMPLPGESQMPLSGESQMPLSGESQMPDVGGSQTTHEEDVAMLGTDQLAPGSPQGMDSDDDQHPPPAGEVGEEVAGDPATQHIGTGQIRLMGYNPDGTIYYEVIDDPARNWVLPRGKKVVLQYNAAIQPVGRACNRFRREVGKMIRSGSYIHMRDEWARVNRQIKQAMWNALMEEFYLPVSVDMRRAQQEAWNDIGRKHRSWKSRFKTQLGIGDGDTPESIRARMPEKFFEQYDAEDVEFLLRDWCREHKIATSERMKRLRERNDLPHCAGSKSYARFNHEEACTSGTPPTRAASFVKTHTKKDGTFLNDRTRVLCERMTQSLASDPAATQSVSTDTVRWAPNDAYEQAIGRPEYAGRVRQVGPNVTPVRGTCFSYRPRSQGGPSQGTSRDWAEQSRKMEEMQAELHAERARNDRLEQRVQQFDGIEQRLREMEVFMSSMAVPAPCVGNQSSPAHVGSTSSVGSASAGNSTTVGTLSPVGRQLSQHSTVATPSPATPFIAQQSPVGENTPGTVPRDSQRRLSDL, encoded by the exons atgacgtgtaaccctgatagtgagacgcaggattgtagatttccactgtcacagaccggggagatgcagatgccggctgtggggttgggacagataccggcacaggcggcgatgcagggccagattttggggccgagacagatgccagcatcgggggcgagtcagggcccggggcatgtagagaggCAGATGCCGTtacctggtgagagccagatgccgctttccggtgagagtcagatgccgctttccggtgagagtcagatgccagatgtgggggggagccagactacccatgaggaggacgttgcgatgttgggtaccgatcagttggcccccggtagcccccagggtatggattcagatgatgatcagcatcctccaccagccggagaggttggcgaggaggttgcaggcgacccagcgacgcaGCACATAGGGACtgggcagattcggttgatgg ggtacaacccagacgggaccatttattatgaggtgattgacgacccagcgagaaactgggtgctcccgagggggaagaaggttgtattgcagtacaatgctgctatacaacctgtaggacgagcctgcaatcgttttcggcgggaagtgggcaagatgatcaggagtgggtcctacatacacatgcgggacgaatgggcgagggtaaataggcagattaagcaggcaatgtggaacgcactgatg gaggagttctatctacctgtatcagttgacatgcgcagggcacaacaggaggcgtggaatgatattggacgtaagcaccgctcgtggaagtcgaggttcaaaacccaactaggaattggagacggtgacacgcccgagagtatccgtgcgagaatgccggagaaattttttgagcagtatgatgcagaagatgtagaattcctgctgagagattggtgcagagagcataaaatc gcaacctctgaacggatgaagaggttgcgggagcggaatgacctaccccattgtgcgggatctaaaagttatgccagatttaatcacgaggag gcatgtacatctggcacgccccccactcgcgccgcgtcgttcgtgaagacccacacaaagaaggacggcactttcctgaacgaccgtacacgggtcttatgc gagaggatgacgcagagtttagccagtgatccagccgccacgcaaagcgtctccacagacacggtgcgttgggcaccgaacgacgcttacgaacaggcgattgggaggcctgagtatgcagggagggttcggcaggttggcccgaacgtcacacctgttcgagggacatgtttttcatataggcctcggtcacaggggggaccatctcaggggacgtctcgggattgggccgaacagtctcggaagatggaagagatgcaagcggagctacatgctgagcgagcgaggaatgaccgtttggagcagcgcgtgcaacagttcgacggcatagagcagcgcttgcgagagatggaggtcttcatgtcctccatggcagtaccagcaccatgtgttggtaatcagtcttctcctgcacacgtaggtagtacgtcgtccgttggtagtgcatctgcag gtaattcgacaacggttggtacgttgtcgcctgttggacgacagctgagccagcactccactgtcgctacaccttcgcccgctacaccattcattgcgcagcaatcgccggtgggcgagaacacgcctgggacggtacctcgtgattcgcagagacgcctttcagatttgtag
- the LOC133862771 gene encoding uncharacterized protein LOC133862771, with product MHQIHRYIVFNSEEFHNLRTMHKDALRRSCTRGRITEALIEAEHHEQFCEWYPAYVDGLDDQRREELGHNLVMRCRGLKETAVKYNRYVVNGKLFRTLAHDVGRRTQNSGVCVPTVEGETYYGQLTDIVEVEYYDRTTYVLFKCNWADPTMERGFTIDEYGLVFVNFNHLVHRGELIQDEPYVLTSQVDQVFYVEDGRNPNWVCAVRTKPRNVYDVGQGDGSNEDGTTYHECVPLVLATDDLPDTNDEFEYDRPDIDPIEAPVIQ from the exons atgcaccagattcatcgttatattgtgttcaactctgaagagtttcacaatttgcggac gatgcacaaagacgcgcttaggcgatcatgcactagaggtcgcattacggaggctcttattgaagcagaacatcatgagcagttctgcgaatggtaccctgcatat gtcgatggccttgacgatcaacgtagggaggaattgggccacaacttggttatgcgttgtagagggctgaaggagacagcggtcaagtacaacaggtacgtggtaaatgggaaattgtttcgcacgcttgcccatgatgtgggaaggaggactcagaacagcggcgtatgtgttcctaccgttgaaggcgaaacgtactacgggcagttaaccgatatagttgaggtcgagtactatgacaggactacgtacgtcctatttaagtgcaattgggcagaccccacgatggaaagaggattcacaatagacgagtatggcctagtgtttgtcaacttcaatcacctcgtccacaggggagaactgattcaggacgagccgtacgtgcttacatctcaggtggatcaagtattctacgtcgaagatggaaggaacccaaattgggtttgtgcggttaggaccaaaccgcgcaacgtgtacgacgttggccagggggatgggagtaatgaggatggtacaacctaccatgagtgcgtaccgctcgtactagccactgatgacctacctgatacgaatgatgaattcgagtacgacaggcccgacattgatccgattgaagctcctgtgatacaatga